From the Drosophila willistoni isolate 14030-0811.24 chromosome 2L unlocalized genomic scaffold, UCI_dwil_1.1 Seg168, whole genome shotgun sequence genome, the window TAACTTACCCGTTAAGAGCGATGCCCTATCGTGATCTGTTCTGTGGTGGACAGGGACATCAGGACCACCACAGAGGCCCTACGCCGAGAGAGATGCGGTAGGATTCATTCGACATGTTCGTGGCGCAAGACGAAGTCGAGATGGTGCGGAACTTGCCATCGGAGGCCTTAGCTGCAGCAGCACAGGCGGCAATTCCGCTATCATTAAAATCTCTTCTAACGATACTACTACTTAAAATTGGGTCGCTgggagaaacaaaaagaaaaggaattaaGGAAAGGATTAggcaaagtttttaaaatatttatagcacaacgaattaattttttttaaccatAGTGTCGATTTTGTAGAGATCATTGCGTTTATTTACCAAAgcatttttaagttttttgggGCAATTGATGGCTTCTTCTTGAGGCTCCTTAACGGCGCAATAGTCAACAGTTAACTAACTGCCACAGCgacaaaaagcaaaaccaatTCGTTATCGCTTAATGGCCaagcaaaataattaaatctACATTTTgcctttgttgttttttatgaCGCAGGAAACGtttatggtgtgtgtgtgtttgtaaaGATAAGTTCACCAGCAGTCGCAGTCTTATCTTCCAGTTAAACAAACGCGGCGATAAAAGCGATAACGATAGTTCTCAGGAAAAAACAACCCTGTGCTTTTTTCATCATACAACATGGCGACGAATGGCAGCTGGCAACTCTGCACACActcaccacacacacactcgcaaaCGTATAGCGTGAAAATATTTTCCGGCATCGGCATTGCGAAAAAACTTTGTTAATTacttaaaaaggaaaaaaaagagtcACAAATATGTCTATTGGTGTCCCTATTAAGGTTCTTCATGAGGCTGAGGGCCATATAATTACTTGTGAGACTATAACCGGAGAAGTGTACCGCGGCAAGTTGATCGAAGCGGAGGACAATATGAATTGCCAAATGACACAAATTACCGTCACATACCGGGATGGACGCACTGCCAATTTGGAGAATGTGTACATACGGGGCTCCAAGATACGTTTTCTCATTCTGCCTGACATGCTGAAGAATGCCCCTATGTTTAAAAAGCAGACGGGCAAGGGCCTAGGTGGAACGGCGGGTCGCGGTAAAGCGGCAATACTTAGAGCACAGGGTGAGtcaagaaaattgcaaaaacacGGCGGACCGTTTTTAGACCGAATTTGTTTCAGCACGCGGACGAGGCAGAGGTGGTCCCCCAGGCGGTGGGCGTGGCGGAGGCGGTCCTCCTGGTGCTCCGGGTGGCGGCGGACGAGGAGCTTGGCAAGGTGGACCCACTGGCGGACGTGGACGCGGCGGATTGTAAACCCAACGCCATCAACAACTGATTAATGGCATTTCTAACAATTAAGTCAAGGGAATTCTAACTATATTAAAAAGGGGGgattattatttcaatataCAACCAAGAAATTTGTCGAAATGGAAAACCAAATCGAAGTTTagtagttttttcttttattttcccAAAGCCATTCAAGTTAGTAAAACCGTCGATTTTCgaatattatacaaagagagCAATTCCATGACAGTATTACAATTCGGATGTATTAAACTGGACTGTCGACGGATAGCTCTCTTCATTTCGCTATTCGGATGCAATTTTGTGCAGGGGCAGGCCTAAAAAATAAGGCAAGTGAGGTTAGCTGGGAGATTAACTGGGGGTGGGGTTAGTTTTACTTTGGGTCACGTCGAATATCATACAAAGAGAGCAATTCCATGACAGTTTTAAAATCGTTTAACTGGACTGTCGACGGACAGCTCTCTTTATTCACTTATTCGCTTTTTCTTATAGTGTAATAAGTATTTatattgttaaatttaaaaagaataacgacaaaaaaataacgaaaatgGGACATATACGAATCACAAAAATAAGCTAAATATTTGTcttgtttttcctttattgATGCCAATTAGGaaccacacacaaaaaaaaatactgcGCAGTTGgcaaaagattttaaattgaGAGAGATTTACCGgcgaaacgaaaaaaagaaaaagggggACAACGACAGAGACAAAGGTGTGCGAGGGTGGCGGACAGAAGAGCACAATGAATACGGAACACGAGAACGAGACatgaatgtacatatgtatatgtttgcGTCTGTGCATTAATAATAACTGCAGTTTATGGGCAACCAATTGAACTCTCATTGCAAGTGACACAGTTTATGGATACCCACCCCTCTTCCTCTCCTTCTGACGACAAATCCTTCAGCCGCTCTTCCTTCTCTGACATGAGAATAGTTGCTGCGGCCATTAAACCTaaattctttttctctctttcactctttTAGTTGAAATCACAGATAAATCTACGTAGTGTTATGCCTGTATTTGATCAGTTTATCACAGTTTTGTTGCTTGGATGAGACTTTTTTATTAGATCTTGGAAGTTTACATTGAAACGATGTCGGTCTCTTGACGGAGATAGCGTATTATTGTCTTTTGTTCTaaaaaagcaataaaaatcTGTACAGCTCTTTTGTTGTTTATCTCTGGGTCTGCCGTGTAGCGCGTTCTGTTAGGCGTTTGTCTAGCGACTGACGACATCTTAGTAGCAGTGGCAACATTTATGAGATTCTAGTTGGACATAATAGATACAAAATGTAGactttcaaaacaaaaacaagtaCAGTTTCTCTGTTATGGTATACtagttttgaaatatttaaatattttatgtttaatACTATAAAAGGAACTATCTTTTAGCCTACACTTTGCCTATAGTActtacatatttatattttgctgTGTCCACTCTGACTATCAATACTAAGTACTAATCGTTTAATTAATATCAAGTGAGGTTAATTTAAATAGGTAATTGACTGAGCTTACTATTGCCATGCTTCTAGCACATAAACATCTCTACTAGCGTTTGAGTCACAGAACCATTTAGTACACATTTAgattgtgttttttatttttttttgcgtcTGCACGTGCCCCTTATGAATGTACATACGTATAGAAAATGGAAACGAAAAGCAATGACAAATCAATATATggatgtacatatacatataggtatatccatacatacatatgtacatattaaaTTTAGCCAACGATATTgtagccaaaaacaaaaacaaattacttATACACTGTGGGTGCTGCTGACTATGAAATGCCctcaaatatattatttggCTTATTCGCATTAtgttatatgaaaatatagtgaAAACTGATcctatataattttgaatttctatTTATTGCGGAATTCTCTGCCTATTCCATTCGGAGTCACTTGACATTTTGTTTATCCATTACCCACATTCTTTGTAGttttgtaaaaaaatatgtatgacTTTGCTCACTTGTGTAGGGTATGCCAGCGGAATATAGGGAAAAAGGAATGTTGGAAGGGTGATTGGGGGCGGCGAATTTAcgtacaaatatacatacatacgtgtgACCCAGTcccgcatacacacacacacacacacacacacttacaaaCGTACGTACATATGTGTTTGAAACTGGTTTCAGTTTCATATGGATTTACAGTTAAActtatgcatatgtacatacatatgtaaatatgtttCTATTGAGCTCACGTTTTTGCACCAcgcaatgaaattaatattaaatctaaaggctaaaaacttaatttaaaaCCGACACGTTTGCTCACATGAAGTTTAGCAGCGttattcaaatttaaagtGCAACCTTGTGAGACAAGAACTTTTTACGAAACGTCTTAAAGACCCCGATAATTTAGATAAGGTTGTATCTGGGACAAAGGCACGTTAACTTGTGTAACTTGTGATGATGAATAGGATGAAGTTGTTTGCAAAAGAGATATGGAGCCAAATTCCACATCATAATATAAACATGTCCTAAACAACGTGTAAACAACTTGTTgtaggaggaggagaagcTGATTTAGATTTATAAGACGAGAAATGTCATATAAGATAAACACAAGCACTTTTATTGTatcatgtgtgtgtttgtatgtatgtacgtatattaCCTCTTAGACCATATAGCAATAGAGAACTGATAAGATTAAAGAGAAAACTGACGTAGGAGAAGCTACCAGAAAAAGTTGACAATGATGCTGAAAGACAATCAGATCACAAGGAGGCTGACTATGCGACCCAATATCGAGAGCATCTTGTTTCTCACATTCCTCTTTGTTTATCACGCTTGCCACACACAACTTAAGTGCATTGCAGCAAGTGGAATTTTCCGTTGTTTTCCTTTGCTGTGTGTGCGTGCATTTAGTCAGTGTGTTGCTTATGGCAAATGTAAAGTTTCCCTCCTCTGATGAACCAAGTAAACTCTCTTCTTGTCAATACTGGATGATGATGCAAGCAAGGTTTGACCCCAGTCACGTAATCCCAAAAAATTGCGCAGTAACAGTATGTGCaaacatgcatacatatgtacatatgtacatatgtatgtacatagtaCATATGCATGTTGTATATGAAACAAcgatatttatttaagttttcTTATACATTCATATACTCTGTAAAACTACGACTTTCTCAGCTCATGAAAATGTATAAGGAATTTATGAAACTAATGTAATTCCAATTTTAAGGGTGCTTCCTTCCAAAAAGTTTATAACTGTttgtacgtacatatgtgtgGAAAATTGAACACATGTATTTATGTACGTATATACAATGTGCATACATCATATATAAACACAGTCTCCCCCAAAGTCATTTGGGTCGttctttgtttacattttgaatAATTGAAGAGAGATAGGCAAAATAGATACGCAAATAAACCTTATAGAAGCCACAGTCCAGTTAACAAcgatgttaaaaaaaattgtaaataatattgtttaaattttttacgTTTCACAGTAAATGAAGAATTCTTCTTCATGAAGAATTTCTCAGAGTTTATTTATGTAggtaaataataatcataTGCCGGAAGTGGGTTTTTGGGTTTTCGAATTTATCAATTAACATCATTAAAGACACATGGATTTATACATatgaatgtacatacatacatatgtatgtacatatgtacatcgacatatgtttgtatacttattaatatgtatgtacatatgtacgtaaAGCGATCTCTAGAATTTTCTGTTGACTGTTGCAAAAATGATATGGGTCTAATACAGTGTTgaactaattaaaaacaaaatggtagaataaaaataataacagCAAACAGACTCACACAAATACAATTCAATTAACTGTAAACACACTCAATATATTCATGacacatatttacatacatacatatgtacatatgtatatacaagtGTACAGAAGTGTAGCTGTATGGTGGCGTTGCCATCTTGGTAGGAACGCAACCATCAATTATTACACAATTTCGGTGTGCTGTTTATTATGACCACTCATGCTTAAACTATAAAACAATAGACCTTGAAATAAAAGATTATTAATGATTTTACGTTGAATACCAACAAGCAATCAGAATTCTCACCCAATCAGCTCCACATTGTGAGCTGATGGGGTGGCAACACTGCCTGACAAAATGGCAGCTGAGCGGATGTGGGCAAAGGGGGTGCAATAAAAAGAggagagaaacaaaaacaacaagtacaaaaaacgcaaaataaagtaaaaaattacatttcaaAACCCAAACATGTTATCTAATAAAACAAATCATGTgtttgaaatcaatttatttactCCACTTACGAACATTTTGCCCCACTAAAGGCATTTATGTTTATTTCTCTTTGTTTATTCTTATTTGCTTATGTATGACGCACACACACCTACATACAcgcacgcacgcacacacatacatatataaattgtatatcaatgcatatgtttgtatgtgcttttagctaaaaaaaaatattgttacCACCACCTTAATTTCCACTTATACTATTACACTCTACAAACCATTACAACCATAactactttttctttttcttattcttttgCCACCAATTGGAAAATGGGGGACACTATTTTCcattattttgctttttttctctttatcaCACTACAAAATCGATTTTGCactatttttatttgcttgCACTGGCACCTGGGAGGACCATTACTTACAGTTTATTATTCATACTTGATGGCATTTTTACACTTAATGGTTGCAAATTAACGCACAAAGAGTTGAAATAaaagattttttaaatctGCTCGGAGACTTTAACAAGCTTTCACCCGATaacgttttatttttgttgaaaactCAATTTACTTCAAATATGTTTGACGGCGGGTCTATTTATAGCCAGTGCTCTGTtgaacatgttgcaaggggggctcGCAACTCGATGGGAGCATACAACATGCAACAAAAGAGCGTAATTCGTGGAAAAGAGTTGCCAACTTCGAACAAAAGAGTACAAATCGTGGATACTAGTACCAACATCAGGTAAAGGAGTCGAACTCGAGCAAACGAGTCGAACAAAGAGTCGAAATGAATTCGCCCAGCCATACTGATATTCGCCCCGACAAAAAGAGtgttttataaatatttccctacataaatttggtaacAAACGAAAGATCAAAATTCGAAGAATTATGACCTCGGgcttttttgatttatttcgtagtttttgttcaattaacaaaagaaaaattatgtttttatcgggattatagctaaaagtagctgTTTCCGGCTAAAAAAGCTGTCAAATTGTGAGATagcgttgccagatgccaaatgTCGGGTACTCGAATACGCGCGCTTTTTGAAACTGTtcgcactattctcaacaatcgaaaatattgttgagtttacattatttcttgattttagagaataaatatagttcagaatacaatattcggctgccagagcagcggaatattccttaattttataatttagagtaaaatatttagctgccagggcggtcaaacaacgcgccaaataaaaaattgcatttgccAACACTAAAATTTAGAtttagccgattttttcacttttcaacactgaaatctcgagtagcttaggtaaatatttacccaaTATTGCCGCCACATTCAAATTATTGATgaaaacttaaataaatttttttaatgttatAATTTTAGTGCCATATTTTTTTATCAGTAATATCTTGATTTAAAAcgtaaaattaaaaacaaaagatgtttctctataaatttatttatagcaAAAAAAGCGCAAAAATGACTTCCGATATTACGCGACAATTAATTGCCATTTTGGAGAAGACAGTATCGCCAGACAAAAATGAGCTACTTTCGGCAAAGAACTTTTGGAACAGGCAGCTGCTGGCAATTTGACAGAATTCCGTAAGGCTCTCTCCGAAATTCTGGTTAATATAACAAATAGTGCTGTGGCTAGTATGGCGGCTGGCCTCCAATTGAAGAACCATTTAACTAGCAAAGATGAGACGGTTAGCCAACAATATCAAGAGCGTTGGCATCAATTTCCCGATTCAACAAGAGAACTCATTAAGTATAATATTTTATCAGCATTGGGCACGGAGAATACACGACCTTCATGTGCCTTTCAATGTGTGGCCTATGTGGCCGTTATTGAATTAATTAATCGTAGGGGCATGCTTATCCAGACTCTCGTCAATAAGGTGGTCAACGAGGCATCAAGTGAAATGCATCGTGAATCAGCTCTGGAAGCGATTGGTTACATTTGCCAGGATATACAATATGGTGTATTGGATAATCAATCGAATCAGGTGCTAACTGCCATTATTCATGGTATGCGTAAATTGGAGCCAAGTAACCACGTCAGATTGGCAGCCACAACGGCATTGACTAACTCCTTGGAATTCACAAAGGCTAATTTCGAAAAGGATAtggaaagaaatttcataaTGGAAGTGGTGTGCGTGGCAACACAATGCCCGGATGCCCAAATCTGTGTAGCTGCTATGCAATGTTTGGTTAAGATTATGACCCTGTACTATCAGGTTATGGAACCATAGAGCTCAAGCTCTATTCCCCATCACATTGGACGCCATGAGATCAGAATATGATGCCATTGCCATGCAGGGTATTGAATTCTGGTCGAATGTTTGCGATAAGGAGATCGATTTGGCTACCGATTCGGGTGTATCCAAACATTATGCTCGCGGGGCATTGCGATTCCTTACACCAGTGTTGGTTGAAAAATTGACCAAGCAGGATGAGTGCGATGATGAGGACACTTGGAGTCCAGCTAAAGCTTCATCAGTGTGTCTTATGCTCTTGGCCACTTGTTGTAAGGATGAGATTGTTCCGCATGTGTTGCCATTCATCAAAGAGAACATTGAATCGCCCAATTGGCGTTATCGTGATGCAGCTGTTATGACTTTCGGTTCAGTTTTGAATGGCTTAGAGCCA encodes:
- the LOC6652483 gene encoding small nuclear ribonucleoprotein Sm D3: MSIGVPIKVLHEAEGHIITCETITGEVYRGKLIEAEDNMNCQMTQITVTYRDGRTANLENVYIRGSKIRFLILPDMLKNAPMFKKQTGKGLGGTAGRGKAAILRAQARGRGRGGPPGGGRGGGGPPGAPGGGGRGAWQGGPTGGRGRGGL